The following are encoded together in the Asticcacaulis sp. genome:
- a CDS encoding RNA-binding S4 domain-containing protein: MQAPHPNIQVMQTDSPSVRLDVWLWRARFFKTRALSAKACESGHIRLERFGKMTRIEKASASIRPGDRLIFAIGTRLFDIIVQDAGERRGPATEAQSLYRQASAAADTDTNASN, encoded by the coding sequence ATGCAGGCTCCGCATCCCAATATTCAGGTCATGCAGACAGACTCCCCCTCCGTTCGGCTCGACGTATGGCTTTGGCGCGCCCGCTTTTTCAAAACGCGCGCGCTTTCGGCCAAAGCGTGCGAAAGCGGCCATATCCGGCTGGAGCGCTTCGGCAAGATGACACGAATTGAAAAAGCCTCCGCCTCGATCAGGCCCGGCGACCGCCTGATTTTCGCCATAGGCACCCGCCTGTTCGACATCATCGTGCAGGATGCCGGGGAACGGCGTGGCCCCGCGACAGAGGCCCAAAGCCTTTACCGGCAAGCCTCTGCGGCGGCTGACACGGATACTAATGCCTCGAATTAG
- a CDS encoding AraC family transcriptional regulator has product MLTILAPAAASCQLLMGLLIWRRTQLPGRGELALSLLSGAAYFLHAAFPEALRFLLPVVLAAPLACNRAIRAGFEAPRRHPWMEIALLVLLLASGLAVRAGAPVWTGAVSNLLSLGLFLELPIIVWRGLPDDLVVARRNVRFWALGFSALTGAVVALASTLGGAIWAVPAAAALTCLMIFAAVGFGGDLAVTSHERKAPLDNREQQVLRRLREVIAEVYDDPGLTLSSLARRLDVPEHRLRRVIHLGEGQRNFSTWLNSYRISAFKARIDEDDTILALALAVGYNSLSAFNRAFKAAEGVTPSAFRAARKANTKAMRVPPPETPSAT; this is encoded by the coding sequence ATGCTGACTATTCTGGCGCCAGCCGCGGCTTCATGCCAGTTGCTGATGGGACTGCTCATCTGGCGGCGGACGCAATTGCCCGGACGAGGAGAACTGGCTCTCAGCCTCCTGTCAGGCGCGGCCTATTTTCTCCATGCCGCCTTTCCGGAGGCCCTGCGTTTTCTGCTGCCCGTCGTTCTGGCGGCACCTTTGGCGTGCAATCGCGCCATTCGCGCCGGATTTGAAGCGCCGCGGCGCCATCCCTGGATGGAGATAGCGTTGCTGGTCCTGTTGCTGGCGTCAGGACTGGCGGTGCGGGCGGGCGCCCCAGTCTGGACAGGCGCTGTGTCGAACCTGCTCAGTTTGGGGCTGTTTCTGGAATTGCCGATCATTGTATGGCGTGGTCTGCCGGATGATCTGGTCGTGGCTCGGCGGAATGTCCGCTTCTGGGCTCTGGGGTTCTCCGCCCTGACGGGTGCCGTTGTGGCCCTGGCCTCGACCCTGGGCGGCGCCATTTGGGCTGTGCCGGCTGCCGCCGCACTGACCTGCCTTATGATCTTTGCGGCCGTTGGCTTTGGTGGCGATCTGGCGGTTACGTCACACGAACGGAAGGCACCGCTCGACAACCGTGAACAACAGGTGCTGCGCCGCCTTCGTGAGGTTATAGCCGAGGTCTATGATGATCCCGGCCTGACCTTATCGAGCCTGGCCCGGCGCCTGGATGTGCCTGAGCACCGCCTGCGCCGGGTTATCCATCTGGGCGAAGGCCAGCGCAATTTCAGCACCTGGCTCAATAGCTACCGTATCAGCGCCTTCAAGGCGCGCATCGATGAGGATGACACCATATTGGCCCTTGCTCTGGCAGTCGGCTACAATTCGCTGTCGGCTTTCAATCGGGCGTTCAAGGCGGCCGAAGGCGTGACGCCGAGCGCCTTCCGGGCGGCGCGGAAAGCAAACACGAAGGCGATGAGGGTGCCGCCGCCAGAAACACCCAGCGCGACATAA
- a CDS encoding DUF1294 domain-containing protein — MTWHAWRLDKRNAVMRESRISERTLLTLCWLGGWPGALIGTQVFRHKGSKKAFIHKVYLAAGFQAALLCATLLLMWQPV, encoded by the coding sequence GTGACATGGCACGCCTGGCGACTTGATAAAAGAAACGCCGTTATGCGAGAAAGTCGCATTTCCGAACGCACGCTTTTAACCCTCTGCTGGCTCGGCGGATGGCCAGGCGCCTTGATTGGCACACAGGTTTTTCGCCATAAAGGCAGCAAAAAAGCCTTTATTCACAAGGTTTATCTCGCAGCAGGCTTTCAAGCGGCGCTTCTCTGCGCTACGCTGCTGCTGATGTGGCAGCCTGTGTGA
- a CDS encoding ferredoxin family protein, whose translation MTYIVMDPCVKCKFMDCVEVCPVDCFYEGENFLVINPDECIDCGVCEPECPVDAIKPDTEDEGTKWLEINTKYAAVWPNISEKGTPPADREDYERETGKFEKYFSEKPGDGK comes from the coding sequence ATGACCTACATCGTTATGGACCCTTGCGTGAAATGCAAGTTCATGGACTGCGTGGAAGTCTGTCCGGTCGATTGCTTCTACGAAGGCGAGAACTTCCTGGTCATCAATCCGGACGAGTGCATCGATTGCGGCGTCTGCGAACCGGAATGCCCGGTCGACGCCATCAAGCCGGACACCGAGGACGAGGGCACCAAGTGGCTGGAGATCAATACCAAATACGCCGCCGTCTGGCCCAATATCTCGGAAAAGGGCACCCCGCCGGCCGACCGCGAGGACTATGAGCGCGAAACCGGCAAGTTCGAGAAATACTTCTCCGAAAAGCCCGGAGATGGCAAATAA
- a CDS encoding BolA family transcriptional regulator has translation MGIIADRLKAKLNQALAPQQLEIHDDSAKHSGHAGAREGGESHFSVRVVSERFEGLNRVARQRLINTTLAEELAGPVHALSLQTLTPAEAETQDRT, from the coding sequence ATGGGAATCATAGCCGACCGCCTGAAGGCGAAGCTCAACCAGGCTCTCGCCCCGCAGCAATTGGAGATTCATGACGACAGCGCCAAACATAGTGGACATGCGGGCGCGCGTGAAGGGGGCGAGAGTCATTTTTCCGTGCGTGTGGTATCCGAGCGCTTCGAAGGGCTGAACCGAGTGGCCCGCCAGCGCCTGATCAATACCACCCTGGCCGAGGAACTGGCAGGCCCGGTCCATGCGCTTTCCCTGCAAACCCTGACACCGGCCGAGGCCGAGACGCAGGACCGGACATAG
- the tnpB gene encoding IS66 family insertion sequence element accessory protein TnpB (TnpB, as the term is used for proteins encoded by IS66 family insertion elements, is considered an accessory protein, since TnpC, encoded by a neighboring gene, is a DDE family transposase.) yields the protein MIPVPAGVRVWLAMGHTDMRKGYNGLALMIQESQKRDPSSGHLFVFRGRQGDKIKIIWHDGQGACLFYKRLDRGRFIWPAVKDGSVSISPAQLGYLLEGIDWRNPQMTWKPESVG from the coding sequence ATGATCCCGGTTCCGGCCGGTGTTCGGGTGTGGTTGGCGATGGGCCATACCGACATGCGAAAGGGCTATAACGGTTTGGCCCTGATGATCCAGGAGAGCCAGAAGCGTGATCCATCGAGCGGGCACCTGTTTGTCTTCCGTGGCCGCCAGGGCGACAAGATCAAAATCATCTGGCACGATGGCCAAGGCGCCTGCCTGTTTTACAAGCGTCTGGACCGGGGCCGTTTCATCTGGCCGGCCGTCAAGGATGGCAGTGTCAGTATCTCGCCAGCCCAACTGGGCTATCTCCTGGAAGGGATCGATTGGCGCAATCCGCAGATGACATGGAAGCCGGAAAGTGTCGGCTGA
- the cobT gene encoding cobaltochelatase subunit CobT has product MANKPTILSEPFKKALVHSTRALAEDAELEVVFGSDGPRIDGNKLILPHPPRDLAPKLAQRVRGQADRLALKRAHHDDALHARARPRDDISADAFDALEEARLEAIGARAMMGVRSNLLAAQEADLERSGLYRKEDKDEIGLPEILGLMAREAVTGDPIPQSVQRVVNLLRAEIEEKTGDGLEKLASLIHDQKTFNKQARHILTALDLKDDSQDAEDEKDEGEEGESEGDSPKEDAPEKDEQDDSQSQQDQPEEQTGQDQPQEGEDDYTQMQGDPQMASESSTDETPDGEAGEAERRENDQPEANVKKDYEVYTKQFDEVITAEELCDPEELERLRGFLNAQLANMASVVSRLANRLQRKLLAQQSRSWSFDLEEGVLDAAKLTRVITDPSAPLSFKQEKDTEFRDTVVTLLLDNSGSMRGRPIMVAAICADVLARTLERCGVKVEILGFTTKAWKGGLSREAWVRAGKPANPGRLNDLRHIIYKAADNPWRRTHKNLGLMMREGLLKENIDGEALQWAYSRLAGRPEQRKILMVISDGAPVDDSTLSVNSGHYLENHLRKVITDIETAPKASGRHVELVAIGIGHDVTRYYKRALTLIDVEHLAGGLMDKLTELFEEK; this is encoded by the coding sequence ATGGCCAACAAGCCGACCATCCTGTCCGAACCGTTCAAGAAAGCGCTGGTGCATTCCACCCGGGCGCTGGCGGAGGATGCTGAGCTGGAGGTGGTCTTCGGTTCCGATGGCCCACGTATCGATGGCAACAAGCTGATCCTGCCGCATCCGCCGCGTGATCTGGCGCCGAAACTGGCCCAGCGTGTGCGTGGCCAGGCTGACCGGTTAGCGTTGAAACGTGCCCACCACGACGACGCTCTTCATGCCCGTGCGCGTCCGCGTGACGATATCAGCGCTGATGCCTTCGATGCGTTGGAAGAAGCCCGGCTGGAAGCGATCGGTGCCCGCGCCATGATGGGCGTACGCAGCAATCTGCTGGCGGCTCAGGAAGCCGATCTCGAACGGTCGGGCCTCTATCGCAAGGAAGACAAGGACGAGATCGGCCTGCCGGAAATCCTCGGTCTGATGGCGCGCGAAGCGGTCACCGGCGATCCGATTCCACAATCGGTGCAGCGCGTGGTCAATCTGCTGCGCGCCGAGATCGAGGAAAAGACTGGCGACGGACTGGAAAAGCTGGCCAGCCTGATCCACGACCAGAAAACGTTCAACAAACAGGCGCGCCATATCCTGACGGCGCTCGACCTAAAGGACGACAGCCAGGACGCCGAGGACGAGAAGGACGAAGGCGAGGAGGGCGAGAGCGAAGGCGACAGCCCGAAGGAAGACGCCCCGGAAAAGGACGAGCAGGACGACAGCCAGTCGCAACAGGATCAGCCGGAGGAACAGACCGGCCAGGACCAGCCGCAGGAGGGCGAGGACGACTACACCCAGATGCAGGGCGACCCGCAGATGGCCTCAGAGTCCTCAACCGATGAGACGCCTGATGGCGAAGCCGGTGAGGCCGAGCGCCGCGAGAATGACCAGCCGGAAGCCAACGTCAAGAAGGACTACGAGGTCTATACCAAGCAGTTTGATGAGGTCATCACCGCCGAGGAACTGTGCGATCCGGAAGAGCTGGAGCGCTTGCGTGGTTTCCTGAACGCGCAACTGGCCAACATGGCGTCGGTCGTGTCGCGCCTGGCCAATCGCCTGCAAAGAAAGCTGCTGGCCCAGCAGAGCCGTTCCTGGTCGTTCGATCTCGAAGAAGGTGTGCTCGATGCCGCAAAGCTGACGCGCGTGATCACCGACCCTTCCGCACCGCTCAGCTTCAAGCAGGAAAAGGACACCGAGTTCCGCGATACGGTGGTGACGCTGTTGCTTGATAATTCCGGCTCTATGCGCGGCCGGCCTATCATGGTGGCCGCCATCTGCGCCGACGTGCTGGCGCGGACCCTGGAGCGCTGCGGCGTCAAGGTCGAGATACTGGGCTTTACCACCAAGGCCTGGAAGGGGGGACTGTCACGCGAAGCCTGGGTGCGGGCGGGCAAGCCGGCCAATCCCGGGCGGCTTAATGACCTGCGCCATATCATCTACAAGGCGGCGGATAATCCCTGGCGCCGTACGCACAAGAACCTCGGCCTGATGATGCGCGAAGGGCTGTTGAAAGAGAACATCGACGGCGAGGCCCTGCAATGGGCTTATTCACGGCTGGCGGGACGGCCGGAACAACGCAAAATCCTGATGGTGATCTCGGACGGAGCCCCGGTCGATGACTCGACGTTGAGCGTAAACAGCGGGCATTATCTCGAAAACCATCTGCGCAAAGTGATTACTGATATCGAGACGGCGCCCAAAGCATCCGGAAGGCATGTGGAACTGGTCGCCATTGGAATCGGCCACGATGTGACGCGTTATTACAAGCGTGCCCTGACCCTGATCGATGTCGAGCATCTGGCCGGCGGGCTTATGGACAAACTGACTGAACTCTTCGAAGAGAAATAA
- a CDS encoding GFA family protein — protein MNTILKGGCQCGAIRFEVTGPLPDASICHCRMCQKAFGNVFAPLVSVRGTDFHWAKAEPKRFASSNLVNRGFCPDCGTPLTYEAPDGMAISIGAFDHPEVLEPRIQYGMEARIGWLDHVNNWPARTTMEDIEAAPFLDKLVSYQYPDEP, from the coding sequence ATGAACACAATTCTGAAAGGCGGCTGCCAGTGCGGCGCCATCCGTTTTGAAGTGACCGGTCCCTTGCCGGATGCCTCCATCTGCCATTGCCGCATGTGCCAGAAAGCGTTCGGCAATGTCTTCGCGCCACTGGTCTCGGTGCGCGGCACGGATTTCCACTGGGCGAAGGCCGAGCCGAAACGCTTTGCCTCGTCCAACCTGGTCAATCGCGGTTTCTGCCCAGACTGCGGCACGCCCCTGACCTATGAGGCGCCAGACGGCATGGCGATTTCCATCGGCGCCTTCGATCATCCCGAAGTGCTGGAGCCGCGTATCCAGTACGGCATGGAAGCGCGCATCGGCTGGCTCGATCATGTCAATAACTGGCCGGCCCGCACCACTATGGAGGATATTGAAGCGGCGCCGTTTCTCGACAAGCTGGTCAGCTATCAGTACCCGGACGAGCCTTAA
- a CDS encoding CarD family transcriptional regulator, whose protein sequence is MSDTLTLSRHDFTVGDKVVYPAHGVGQVAAIETQEVAGYTLEVYVVTFDHEKMTLRVPTKKAKVAGLRHLAHEAIMSQALVTLKGRARIKRTMWSRRAQEYEAKINSGCLVSLAEVVRDLYRSDSQPEQSYSERQLYESALDRMAREVAAIEKIDRDSAVAILNKNLTKAA, encoded by the coding sequence ATGTCCGACACCCTCACCCTTTCCCGTCACGATTTCACCGTAGGCGACAAGGTCGTCTATCCTGCCCATGGCGTGGGCCAGGTTGCGGCGATCGAGACCCAGGAAGTGGCTGGCTACACTCTCGAAGTGTATGTGGTTACCTTCGATCATGAAAAGATGACCCTGCGCGTGCCCACCAAGAAGGCCAAGGTGGCCGGCCTGCGCCATCTCGCCCACGAAGCCATTATGTCGCAAGCCCTGGTGACCCTCAAGGGTCGCGCCCGTATCAAGCGCACCATGTGGTCGCGCCGCGCCCAGGAATATGAAGCCAAGATCAATTCCGGCTGCCTGGTCTCGCTGGCCGAGGTCGTCCGCGATCTTTACCGCTCCGACAGCCAGCCCGAGCAATCCTACTCGGAGCGTCAACTCTATGAATCGGCCCTCGACCGCATGGCCCGCGAAGTGGCGGCCATCGAAAAGATCGACCGCGACTCGGCCGTGGCCATCCTCAACAAGAACCTGACCAAGGCTGCCTAA
- a CDS encoding transposase: MATSGIYVQRRTWSWQEKRQIVDEAFSGEASVSAVARRHGLQNHQIYRWRDGLAAERVNEAAGDFVAVTVTPEAGVALVPALSGPGKDTEAKTPKRASGCTKGMVEIVMPDGSLIRIPVSAGARFAADVVAAVSPRRL, encoded by the coding sequence ATGGCTACAAGCGGGATATATGTTCAGCGCCGGACCTGGAGTTGGCAAGAGAAGCGTCAAATTGTGGACGAGGCGTTTTCGGGAGAGGCCAGTGTTTCGGCCGTAGCACGGCGGCATGGCCTTCAAAACCACCAGATATATCGCTGGCGGGATGGCCTTGCGGCAGAACGTGTGAATGAGGCTGCCGGAGATTTCGTTGCGGTCACGGTGACGCCGGAGGCTGGCGTGGCTTTGGTGCCGGCCCTTTCAGGTCCTGGCAAGGACACGGAGGCCAAGACGCCGAAGCGTGCAAGTGGATGTACCAAGGGCATGGTCGAGATCGTTATGCCCGATGGATCGTTGATCCGGATTCCGGTCTCAGCCGGCGCTCGATTTGCTGCTGACGTGGTGGCGGCGGTGTCGCCCAGACGGCTATGA
- the rpmB gene encoding 50S ribosomal protein L28 → MSRRCELTGVGPMVGHSVSHSNIKTKRRFLPSLRQINLQSDALGASFRLKISNAALRTLDFKGGLDAFIVKADDANLSIRARRLKKQIKDKLAETAA, encoded by the coding sequence ATGTCGCGTCGTTGCGAACTGACCGGTGTCGGTCCTATGGTCGGCCACAGCGTCAGCCACTCGAACATCAAGACCAAGCGCCGCTTCCTGCCGTCGCTTCGCCAGATCAACCTGCAATCCGACGCGCTCGGCGCTTCGTTCCGCCTGAAGATCTCGAACGCTGCCCTGCGCACGCTCGACTTCAAGGGCGGCCTGGATGCCTTCATCGTCAAGGCTGACGACGCCAACCTGTCGATCCGCGCCCGTCGCCTGAAGAAGCAGATCAAGGACAAGCTGGCCGAAACCGCCGCTTAA
- the cobS gene encoding cobaltochelatase subunit CobS, whose translation MSAELEYPDPLLSHVPDKKVNVRDVFGIDIDMQVPAFTHRDPHVPDIDTAYRFDPQTTQAICAGFAFDRRVMVQGFHGTGKSTHIEQIAARLNWPLVRVNLDSHVSRIDLIGKDAIVLKDGQQVTEFKEGILPWALQRPVALVFDEYDAGRPDVMFVIQRVLEAQGRLTLLDQNKVIKPNPYFRLFATTNTIGLGDTTGLYHGTQQINQGQMDRWSLVTTLNYLSHEAEVEIVLAKVPEFNTPEKKGMIDAMVRVADMSRSAFANGDISTVMSPRTVITWAQNTLIFNNDPELAFRLSFLNKSDELERHTLAEFYQRAFGTDVKESALKVKVI comes from the coding sequence ATGTCCGCCGAGCTTGAATATCCTGATCCGCTGCTGTCCCATGTGCCTGATAAAAAGGTCAATGTCCGCGATGTGTTCGGCATCGATATCGACATGCAGGTGCCGGCCTTCACGCACCGTGATCCACATGTGCCGGATATCGACACGGCCTACCGTTTCGATCCGCAGACGACCCAGGCCATCTGCGCCGGCTTCGCTTTCGATCGCCGCGTCATGGTGCAAGGCTTCCACGGCACCGGCAAGTCGACCCATATCGAGCAGATCGCCGCGCGCCTGAACTGGCCGCTGGTCCGCGTCAACCTCGACAGCCATGTCAGCCGGATCGACCTTATCGGCAAGGACGCCATCGTCTTGAAGGATGGCCAGCAGGTGACCGAGTTCAAGGAAGGTATTCTGCCGTGGGCCTTGCAGCGCCCGGTGGCCCTGGTGTTCGATGAATACGATGCCGGCCGCCCGGACGTGATGTTCGTCATCCAGCGCGTGCTGGAAGCGCAGGGCCGCCTGACCCTGCTCGACCAGAACAAGGTGATCAAGCCGAACCCATATTTCCGCCTGTTCGCCACCACCAATACGATTGGTCTCGGCGATACCACCGGCCTCTACCACGGTACCCAGCAGATCAACCAGGGCCAGATGGACCGCTGGTCGCTGGTGACCACGCTCAACTATCTCAGCCACGAGGCCGAGGTCGAGATCGTGCTGGCCAAGGTGCCGGAATTCAATACGCCAGAAAAGAAGGGCATGATCGACGCCATGGTGCGCGTGGCTGACATGTCGCGCTCGGCCTTCGCCAATGGCGATATCTCCACAGTCATGTCGCCGCGGACGGTCATCACCTGGGCGCAGAACACCCTGATTTTCAACAATGATCCCGAACTGGCCTTTCGCCTTTCCTTCCTCAACAAGAGCGATGAACTGGAGCGCCATACCCTGGCCGAGTTCTACCAGCGCGCCTTCGGCACCGATGTGAAGGAATCGGCGCTGAAGGTGAAGGTCATCTAA
- a CDS encoding GNAT family N-acetyltransferase — protein sequence MKITELDNPAWSALTGRHSHLAIGDGPVRRYPAEISPFAAIETPDALPVLAERMAEGETAVLWSPEELDTPEGLDLLVHFPILQMAGYDFRAAGVADDAQALTAGNVDEMIALTTLMKPGPFGARTIEMGSYIGVFAEGQLVAMAGERMKPADFTEISAICVHPDFQGRGHARRLTSILGKRIVADGRVPFLNVLPENTPAIGLYESLGFALRRRMHVHLFRKPGGDVADDPFFSSL from the coding sequence ATGAAAATCACTGAACTGGACAATCCCGCCTGGTCGGCCCTCACCGGCCGTCATTCCCATCTGGCCATTGGCGATGGCCCGGTGCGGCGCTATCCGGCCGAGATCTCCCCTTTCGCCGCTATTGAAACACCCGACGCTCTGCCGGTTCTGGCCGAACGCATGGCCGAGGGCGAAACAGCCGTGTTATGGTCGCCGGAAGAACTGGACACACCGGAAGGCCTGGATCTGCTGGTGCATTTCCCAATCCTGCAAATGGCGGGCTATGACTTCCGGGCCGCCGGTGTGGCTGATGACGCCCAGGCGCTGACGGCTGGGAATGTGGACGAGATGATCGCCTTGACCACCCTGATGAAGCCAGGCCCGTTCGGTGCGCGCACCATCGAGATGGGCAGCTATATCGGCGTGTTCGCAGAGGGCCAACTGGTGGCCATGGCCGGCGAGCGCATGAAGCCGGCGGATTTCACCGAGATCAGCGCCATCTGCGTCCATCCGGATTTTCAGGGCCGCGGCCATGCCCGCCGCCTGACCTCGATCCTGGGCAAGCGCATCGTCGCCGATGGCCGCGTGCCGTTTCTAAATGTTTTGCCGGAGAATACGCCGGCCATCGGGCTCTATGAAAGCCTGGGTTTTGCCCTGCGTCGACGGATGCACGTCCATCTGTTCCGCAAGCCGGGCGGAGACGTGGCTGATGATCCGTTCTTCAGCAGTTTGTAA
- a CDS encoding IS66 family transposase — METTPQITPDNVVALEAKLLHAQAELAAAKAENADALATITHQKLVIAKLQNALYGPRSERSVRLIDQMEMTFEEIEATATEAELASQAAATKTSTVEGFVRNKPARRAFPEHLPRERVVVPGPTACACCGGDRLRKLGEDVTETLEVIPRQWKVIQHVRETFTCRDCEKISQAPAPFHTIPRAWAGPNLLAMMLFEKFGQHQPLNRQIMRYEKEGVPISLSTAADAVGACCAVLDPLIRRIEDHTFAAGRLHGDDTTVPVLAKGKTDTGRIWIYVRDDKPFGGTSAPSAMFYYSRDRTAEHPQDHLKTWHGIFQADAYGGYSKLYLSERRPGPILEAACWVHARRPFFAMADAEQNARRVAQGKVASVLSPMALEMVRRMDALFDIERTINGKSAEERKAVRQVSSAPLVDDLHAWVVTQRAKLARGNDLAKAMDYMLKRWPAFTRFLDDGRICLSNNAAERALRGIALGRKSWLFAGSDRGGQRAAAMYSLIVTAKLNDIDPQAWLADVLDRIAAHPANRIDDLLPWNWKRLRQLEQKAA; from the coding sequence ATGGAAACGACGCCCCAAATCACTCCGGACAATGTGGTCGCTTTGGAGGCGAAGCTCCTTCATGCGCAAGCCGAGCTGGCGGCCGCCAAGGCGGAAAATGCTGACGCCCTGGCGACCATCACGCACCAGAAGCTGGTCATCGCCAAGCTCCAGAACGCGCTGTACGGTCCGCGCTCGGAACGTAGTGTCCGTCTGATCGATCAGATGGAAATGACGTTCGAAGAGATCGAGGCGACCGCGACCGAGGCGGAACTGGCGTCGCAGGCCGCTGCCACCAAAACCTCCACGGTCGAAGGCTTCGTGCGCAATAAGCCGGCGCGCCGGGCCTTCCCCGAGCATCTGCCGCGTGAGCGGGTTGTCGTGCCTGGTCCCACAGCCTGCGCCTGTTGTGGCGGGGATCGTCTGCGCAAGCTTGGCGAGGACGTTACTGAAACCCTGGAGGTCATTCCACGCCAGTGGAAGGTGATCCAGCATGTGCGCGAGACGTTCACCTGCCGGGACTGTGAGAAGATCAGCCAGGCGCCAGCCCCCTTCCACACCATCCCCAGAGCCTGGGCCGGGCCGAACCTGTTGGCCATGATGCTGTTTGAGAAGTTCGGCCAGCATCAGCCCCTGAATCGGCAAATCATGCGCTACGAGAAGGAAGGCGTGCCCATCAGCCTGTCCACGGCCGCCGATGCTGTCGGCGCCTGTTGCGCCGTGCTCGATCCCCTCATCCGCCGGATCGAAGACCACACCTTTGCGGCCGGACGCCTGCACGGTGACGATACGACGGTGCCCGTGCTTGCAAAAGGCAAGACCGACACGGGGCGGATATGGATCTATGTTCGCGATGACAAGCCCTTCGGCGGCACATCGGCGCCGTCAGCCATGTTTTATTATTCAAGGGATCGAACGGCGGAGCATCCACAGGACCACCTGAAAACATGGCACGGCATCTTTCAGGCCGATGCCTATGGCGGTTACAGCAAGCTCTATCTTTCGGAACGAAGGCCGGGACCGATCCTGGAGGCGGCCTGCTGGGTTCATGCCAGGCGGCCCTTCTTTGCCATGGCTGATGCAGAGCAAAATGCGCGTCGCGTGGCGCAAGGCAAGGTGGCCTCCGTCCTATCGCCTATGGCGCTGGAGATGGTGCGTCGCATGGATGCCCTGTTCGATATCGAGCGCACGATCAACGGCAAGAGCGCTGAGGAGCGCAAGGCTGTACGTCAGGTTTCATCTGCGCCCCTGGTCGATGACCTCCATGCCTGGGTGGTGACGCAACGCGCCAAGCTGGCGCGCGGCAACGACCTTGCCAAGGCCATGGACTACATGCTGAAGCGCTGGCCGGCCTTCACGCGCTTCCTCGATGATGGACGAATCTGCCTCAGCAACAATGCTGCCGAGCGCGCCCTGCGCGGCATCGCCCTGGGTCGAAAATCATGGTTGTTTGCAGGCTCTGACCGCGGCGGTCAGCGGGCCGCTGCCATGTACAGCCTTATCGTCACGGCAAAGCTCAACGACATTGATCCCCAGGCCTGGCTGGCGGACGTCCTCGACCGTATCGCCGCTCACCCAGCCAACCGAATAGACGACCTCCTGCCCTGGAACTGGAAGCGGCTCCGCCAACTCGAACAGAAGGCGGCATAA
- a CDS encoding J domain-containing protein — protein MSEGFKYKPRLGMDMRIRPPKEGEEKTRRAEDDVLQLKPGEKPCEWPECHKAATAKAPKSREMMNEHYNFCMNHAAEYNKNWNFFAGMSEGEARRHREAIATGDRPTWAFRASRVSREAANFATKGTKAGGFYDPHSVFGAGAAPMKEKGVQSERQYGKIERGAFADLDLEVGATAEQIRVRYTEMLKRCHPDNNGGDRSAEDKLQRVIKAYKILKKMSLA, from the coding sequence ATGAGCGAAGGATTTAAGTACAAGCCGCGTCTCGGCATGGATATGCGTATTCGCCCGCCAAAGGAAGGCGAGGAAAAAACACGTCGTGCCGAAGACGACGTGCTGCAACTTAAGCCCGGTGAAAAGCCGTGCGAATGGCCGGAGTGCCACAAGGCCGCAACGGCCAAGGCGCCAAAGTCGCGCGAAATGATGAACGAGCATTATAATTTCTGCATGAATCATGCGGCCGAATACAACAAGAACTGGAACTTCTTCGCCGGCATGAGCGAAGGCGAGGCCCGCCGCCACCGCGAGGCCATTGCCACGGGTGACCGCCCGACCTGGGCTTTCCGCGCTTCGCGCGTCAGCCGTGAAGCGGCAAACTTCGCCACCAAGGGCACCAAGGCCGGCGGATTCTATGATCCGCATAGTGTTTTTGGCGCCGGCGCGGCCCCAATGAAGGAAAAGGGTGTGCAGTCCGAACGCCAGTACGGCAAGATCGAACGCGGCGCCTTTGCCGATCTCGATCTCGAAGTCGGCGCCACGGCTGAGCAAATCCGTGTGCGCTACACCGAAATGCTCAAGCGTTGCCACCCGGATAACAATGGCGGCGACCGTTCGGCCGAGGACAAGCTACAACGGGTCATCAAGGCGTATAAGATCCTGAAAAAAATGTCCCTAGCCTGA